One Nicotiana tomentosiformis chromosome 1, ASM39032v3, whole genome shotgun sequence genomic window, aggcccactaaaaccgggtcaaacggtcctggcccgtttagcccgtaTGACCCGCGGTCCCgagcctggaccggcccacttgccacccttatttcATCCTTTTCTTGAAATCACTACTGAAACATTTCTCCTTGTAGTTAAAAGGCAGGCTTTCAACATTTGGATCTCTACGTTCTTTAACTAATCTGTAAAACTCAAAACTCTTACTTTCCAAGTCGAATGTTATCATCTTGTCAATCTCATCCAAAATTTGAAAACACCCATCAGCAAAAGTAGCACCTTTAACACCACCAAAAAATCTCAGTGAAAGATCATATTCATACTTCACCTTTGACATAGGAGGAGAAGTAAACACCGCAGAACCTTTAGAAATTTCTGATTCTTGAAACAGGGTGAGGTCAATTCTCGCGCGAGAGAAAGGGGAGAAGAAGAAAATGAGACCCTTTTGGGATAACAGTAACCAACCATGACTCGAAGCCAGGCAAGTAGCTTCTTTTAATTCGGGGATAATAAGGGAGTAAGTTCTGTCATTGGTGGGGTTAAAGTGTATGCTTTCCTCATCTTCATCATCGTAGAGTAGGAAATAAGGGTGTGTATCAGGAACAGATTCTATAGCTGCAGTAGCTGAGAAAGAAGCAGAGCGCCAATTTGTGCAGACTCCACGAAAAGCAAGAAGATCAGTAATTCCGAAGCTGTCTGCtatttcttttaaaagttctgAAGGCAGATCGCGCCATGATCTTGATGATAGTAAACAGTCTTgaagttttcctttctttctaGAACATTCTTCTCTTAACTGCTCTGCTTCGTCGTTGTTACTTTCGACATTAGAGAGATTAACAGGCTTCTGGAGAAACTCTTTGGCCACTTCCTCCATACGTCTATTCAAAACAAAGCAAA contains:
- the LOC104118920 gene encoding F-box protein At4g00893-like, whose translation is MEEVAKEFLQKPVNLSNVESNNDEAEQLREECSRKKGKLQDCLLSSRSWRDLPSELLKEIADSFGITDLLAFRGVCTNWRSASFSATAAIESVPDTHPYFLLYDDEDEESIHFNPTNDRTYSLIIPELKEATCLASSHGWLLLSQKGLIFFFSPFSRARIDLTLFQESEISKGSAVFTSPPMSKVKYEYDLSLRFFGGVKGATFADGCFQILDEIDKMITFDLESKSFEFYRLVKERRDPNVESLPFNYKEKCFSSDFKKRMK